Proteins from a single region of Herpetosiphon gulosus:
- a CDS encoding NUDIX domain-containing protein: protein MYCLHCRQRLELRLRGGRERLTCPECGWVHFTSAPAGVAAVIQNDFGEVLLVRRAGSFRAGLWCLPCGYLEHDEEMRQGLAREVLEETGLQAEIGEVIAVHSNLDREPPYPLGVWLRATVSGGNLQAGGDADLAQFFALDQLPPLAFNHDALVLAQLQHPADASVATLTQEMHSFVRSKGWYEANSKRPQTPRNLAISLTLEAAEVLEHLQWREEIVDQTEWQGELADVLLYLVQLADTTNVNLVEAVRAKLRKNASRVWDQPSQ from the coding sequence ATGTATTGTTTACACTGTCGGCAACGTTTGGAGCTGCGTTTACGTGGTGGCCGCGAGCGCTTGACCTGCCCTGAATGTGGTTGGGTGCATTTTACCAGTGCTCCGGCTGGAGTGGCCGCCGTTATTCAAAATGATTTTGGTGAAGTGCTGTTGGTTCGCCGAGCTGGCTCATTTCGGGCAGGTTTATGGTGTTTGCCTTGTGGTTACCTTGAGCATGATGAAGAAATGCGTCAAGGCTTAGCCCGTGAGGTGCTTGAAGAAACTGGTTTGCAAGCCGAGATTGGCGAAGTGATCGCTGTTCATTCCAATCTTGATCGCGAGCCGCCCTACCCGCTTGGTGTTTGGCTACGGGCAACGGTCAGCGGCGGTAATTTGCAAGCAGGTGGCGATGCTGATTTGGCCCAATTTTTCGCACTCGATCAACTACCACCACTGGCTTTCAACCACGATGCCTTGGTTTTAGCCCAACTCCAACACCCCGCTGATGCCAGTGTGGCTACGTTAACCCAAGAGATGCATAGCTTTGTGCGCTCCAAGGGTTGGTACGAGGCCAATTCAAAACGCCCACAAACTCCGCGTAATTTAGCAATTTCGTTGACGCTTGAAGCGGCTGAAGTGCTTGAACACCTGCAATGGCGTGAAGAAATTGTCGATCAAACTGAATGGCAGGGCGAGTTGGCCGATGTATTGCTCTATTTGGTGCAATTAGCTGATACCACCAACGTCAATTTGGTTGAAGCAGTGCGAGCCAAATTACGCAAAAACGCCAGCCGCGTGTGGGATCAGCCATCTCAATAA
- a CDS encoding DUF3267 domain-containing protein has translation MSNEAQSQSRIVEGLTGRLPFLIGGLVGFFSLVLLMRIRYIFHASAQQLDFEGVQAWLIIDAIIVLIIAPLGHTLSHSLGLIVQQQPWQLQRRLIYPRVRPSQALTRRQVIGYLLAPLALNGLLLFGLLIEPLSAYLALWGAVNLGLTTNDLWKVLGVWRFPQSSSFRIHVNHLERTEVGRG, from the coding sequence ATGTCAAACGAAGCGCAATCTCAATCCCGCATTGTTGAAGGATTAACTGGGCGTTTACCATTTTTGATTGGTGGATTAGTTGGTTTTTTTAGCTTGGTCTTATTGATGCGGATTCGGTATATATTCCATGCGAGTGCTCAGCAACTGGATTTTGAAGGGGTTCAGGCTTGGTTAATTATTGATGCAATTATTGTGCTGATTATCGCACCATTAGGCCACACACTAAGCCATAGCTTGGGCTTAATCGTGCAACAACAACCATGGCAACTTCAGCGCCGTTTAATCTATCCACGCGTTCGCCCCAGCCAAGCGCTTACTCGTCGCCAGGTTATTGGCTATTTATTAGCACCTTTAGCCTTGAATGGCTTGTTGCTGTTTGGTTTGCTAATTGAGCCACTTTCGGCCTACTTGGCCTTGTGGGGGGCGGTCAATCTTGGGTTAACCACCAACGATCTTTGGAAAGTTTTGGGCGTTTGGCGCTTTCCTCAGTCAAGTTCTTTTCGCATTCATGTCAATCATCTTGAGCGAACGGAGGTAGGGCGTGGCTAA
- a CDS encoding ABC transporter permease: protein MAKIWFVARRDLLYHLRKKDFYWSTLGVPLLIGAIYLFAQVFGGDPSGQTTANLFIPSSTRDHSIGVVDQAAVLKQHFEVVSPTTVLQFDNRAVAEEALRQSTIETLFIIPADYHQSGVVTRTTRTASIFDQADTNALRTLLAVNQLRSPHIDFVPLLFEPISLSKAEAIGQNVRVAGNLNQNFAGSMVPIGFAMAIYISIFMGASLLMQGILEEKENRTLEVLLTSISPRQLLTGKMLGLGIVAFIQLGFWAILALGVLRGQAIRNALNQVQIDPMTWLLLGIFFLLGYLFYASLTAGIGAISPSMRELSQLIILVSVPAMIPLMFITSLLSKPNGALALTLSVIPFTAPSTMMLRSVMTVVPPWQIGLSIGLLALAVVATLSLTARLFRATILLRGSKFSVRGLWQALR from the coding sequence GTGGCTAAAATTTGGTTTGTTGCTCGGCGCGATCTGCTCTATCACCTGCGCAAAAAAGACTTTTATTGGTCAACCTTGGGTGTGCCCTTGCTAATTGGCGCGATTTATCTGTTTGCCCAAGTGTTTGGCGGCGATCCGTCGGGCCAAACCACCGCCAATCTGTTTATCCCAAGCAGCACCCGCGATCATAGTATTGGTGTGGTTGACCAAGCAGCGGTGCTCAAACAACATTTCGAGGTTGTTTCGCCAACAACAGTGCTGCAATTTGATAATCGAGCCGTCGCTGAGGAGGCTTTGCGCCAATCAACGATTGAAACCCTGTTTATCATTCCAGCAGATTATCATCAATCGGGGGTTGTAACCCGCACCACTCGGACGGCCAGCATTTTCGATCAGGCAGATACGAATGCCTTGCGCACATTGTTGGCGGTGAATCAACTACGTTCACCACATATCGATTTTGTACCACTATTATTTGAACCAATTAGCCTGAGCAAAGCTGAGGCAATTGGCCAAAATGTGCGGGTTGCTGGCAATTTAAATCAAAATTTTGCAGGCTCAATGGTGCCAATTGGCTTTGCAATGGCGATCTATATCTCAATTTTTATGGGCGCAAGTTTGTTGATGCAGGGAATTTTAGAGGAGAAAGAAAATCGCACGCTCGAAGTGTTGCTGACCTCGATCTCACCACGCCAATTGCTGACGGGCAAAATGCTTGGTTTAGGCATTGTGGCCTTTATTCAATTGGGATTTTGGGCAATTCTCGCGCTTGGGGTTTTGCGCGGCCAAGCCATTCGCAATGCGCTCAATCAAGTGCAAATTGACCCAATGACTTGGCTGCTGTTGGGAATCTTTTTTCTGTTGGGCTACCTTTTTTATGCTAGCTTAACTGCGGGCATCGGGGCAATTAGTCCATCAATGCGCGAATTATCGCAATTAATTATTCTGGTGAGTGTGCCAGCGATGATTCCGCTGATGTTTATTACCTCGTTGCTGAGCAAACCCAACGGCGCTTTAGCTCTCACCCTGAGCGTTATCCCTTTTACCGCCCCATCAACGATGATGCTTCGTTCAGTGATGACGGTTGTCCCACCTTGGCAAATAGGATTAAGTATTGGTTTGCTAGCGTTAGCCGTCGTGGCAACCCTCAGTTTAACTGCCCGTTTATTTCGTGCCACTATTTTGTTACGCGGCAGTAAATTTTCGGTACGCGGGTTATGGCAGGCGTTGCGCTAG
- a CDS encoding NUDIX hydrolase — MESIVHIVLALLRRENQVLLVRQQGQNGSYWGIPGGKVELGEHWLEAFAREVREETGLVAAASTLAYMSQVYLVGKEQTVVFCAFEGTTEGEIAINDPDNEIEECAWFDLHDIPKMVQSLRWPSTRLPLLDYLAGNVEAGRVWAFRSNEDNSEQYLLQAI; from the coding sequence ATGGAATCGATTGTACATATTGTTTTAGCGCTGCTGCGGCGTGAAAATCAGGTGTTATTGGTGCGTCAACAGGGCCAAAATGGCAGTTATTGGGGCATTCCTGGGGGCAAAGTTGAGCTTGGCGAACATTGGCTCGAAGCCTTTGCACGTGAGGTGCGCGAGGAAACTGGCTTGGTTGCGGCTGCTAGCACCTTGGCCTATATGTCACAAGTCTATTTGGTCGGCAAAGAGCAAACTGTGGTTTTTTGTGCCTTTGAAGGTACAACCGAAGGCGAAATCGCGATCAACGACCCCGATAATGAGATCGAAGAGTGTGCTTGGTTTGATCTGCACGATATTCCCAAGATGGTGCAATCGCTGCGCTGGCCCAGCACCCGCCTGCCCTTGCTTGATTATTTAGCAGGCAACGTCGAAGCGGGGCGGGTTTGGGCTTTTCGCTCTAATGAAGATAATAGCGAACAATATTTACTGCAAGCGATCTAA
- a CDS encoding SDR family NAD(P)-dependent oxidoreductase — MDLSNTVALITGAGSGIGKAAALYLAANGAKIAALGRTEDELSQTVDTIKRAGGKALALIADITQPDEMQQAVDQTLKTWGKLNCVFANAGINGVWAPIEQLTLEEWQNTLNINLTGTFLTLQKTVPALKKQGGAIIITSSINGTRTFSNAGATAYSTTKAGQVAMAKMLALELGQFNIRVNVICPGAIETSIEASTEKRAIETVAVPAEFPEGDIPLTHGQPGTAEQVAQLVGFLASEAASHITGTEIWIDGGQSLLRG; from the coding sequence ATGGATTTAAGCAATACAGTGGCATTAATAACGGGGGCTGGTTCAGGTATTGGTAAAGCCGCAGCCTTGTATTTGGCAGCCAATGGCGCAAAAATCGCTGCGCTTGGCCGCACCGAGGATGAACTTAGCCAAACCGTCGATACAATTAAACGGGCTGGGGGTAAAGCTTTGGCGTTAATTGCCGATATTACTCAGCCTGACGAAATGCAACAAGCAGTCGATCAAACACTTAAGACATGGGGTAAGCTTAATTGTGTTTTTGCCAATGCTGGGATTAACGGGGTTTGGGCACCGATTGAGCAATTGACCCTCGAAGAATGGCAAAATACATTAAACATCAATTTAACTGGCACTTTTTTGACCTTGCAAAAAACTGTACCAGCCCTCAAAAAACAGGGTGGCGCAATTATCATTACCTCATCGATCAATGGCACTCGTACTTTTAGCAATGCTGGGGCAACTGCCTATTCAACCACTAAGGCAGGCCAAGTGGCTATGGCCAAAATGCTGGCCTTGGAGTTGGGTCAATTTAACATTCGGGTCAATGTGATTTGCCCCGGAGCGATTGAAACCAGCATCGAAGCCAGTACCGAAAAACGGGCAATTGAAACGGTGGCCGTGCCCGCCGAATTTCCTGAGGGCGATATTCCTTTAACCCACGGTCAACCTGGTACAGCTGAACAAGTTGCCCAATTGGTTGGTTTTTTGGCTTCCGAAGCGGCCAGCCATATCACAGGCACCGAAATTTGGATCGATGGTGGCCAATCATTATTGCGGGGCTAG
- a CDS encoding ATP-binding cassette domain-containing protein, translating to MSVIDVRNLGKTYRTIEKEGGVKGAVKALFRPQYREKVAVHDLNFQIDAGEIVGYIGVNGAGKSTTIKMLTGILYPTTGSVSVLGHDPQRERVANARNIGVVFGQRSQLWWDLALIESLNLVANIYEVEPSRYKQLLSHFSEVLELDEILKTPIRSMSLGQKMRAELAAAFIHEPKIVYLDEPTIGLDVMVKQRIREFIKDYNQTHNTTVMLTTHDLGDIEQLCSRVIIIDAGSKVYDGPLHAIKQQFGKYRTITFETNQPITNVQLPPACEQLSLSEYSLELKFDRTQLSASQVATALMQQLDVADFTLNEPDLESIIKHLYQNPTAYNEVAVNE from the coding sequence GTGTCAGTTATTGATGTTCGTAATTTGGGCAAAACCTACCGCACAATTGAAAAAGAAGGTGGGGTCAAAGGGGCAGTCAAGGCGCTCTTTCGGCCTCAATATCGCGAAAAAGTAGCAGTTCACGATTTAAATTTTCAGATCGATGCTGGCGAGATTGTGGGCTATATCGGAGTCAATGGCGCTGGCAAATCGACCACAATCAAAATGTTGACCGGGATTCTCTACCCTACGACTGGCTCAGTTTCAGTATTGGGTCACGATCCGCAGCGTGAGCGCGTGGCCAATGCTCGCAATATTGGGGTTGTGTTTGGGCAGCGCAGCCAGTTATGGTGGGATTTAGCGCTGATCGAATCGCTCAATTTGGTTGCCAATATTTATGAAGTTGAGCCAAGCCGCTACAAGCAATTGCTCAGCCATTTCAGTGAAGTTTTAGAGCTTGATGAAATTTTGAAAACACCGATTCGCTCGATGTCACTCGGCCAGAAAATGCGGGCCGAACTAGCGGCAGCCTTCATTCACGAACCCAAAATTGTATACCTTGATGAGCCGACGATCGGGCTTGATGTCATGGTTAAACAGCGGATTCGCGAATTTATTAAAGATTACAACCAAACTCATAATACCACAGTGATGCTTACAACCCACGATTTAGGCGATATTGAGCAGCTTTGTTCGCGGGTGATCATCATTGATGCAGGCAGCAAAGTCTACGATGGGCCGTTGCATGCAATCAAGCAACAATTTGGCAAATATCGCACAATTACGTTTGAAACCAACCAACCAATAACCAATGTGCAATTACCACCAGCCTGTGAGCAATTAAGTTTGAGCGAATATAGCCTTGAATTGAAGTTTGATCGCACCCAATTAAGTGCCAGCCAAGTAGCCACAGCCTTGATGCAACAGCTTGATGTGGCCGATTTTACGCTCAACGAGCCTGATCTTGAGAGCATCATCAAGCATTTATACCAAAATCCCACGGCCTATAACGAGGTGGCGGTTAATGAATAA
- a CDS encoding ABC-2 family transporter protein has translation MNKLAYRLRTYRSVVGMNIKEMLAYNLWFWSQLGAHLFLTIVYVSFWKALYSERETIAGLTMQQTLTYIILARMIAPLVQWGYTQEFGYWIREGTISSELLRPVDFQERIFVGHLTRTFIALAQQLLVTGSFAVLVFDIRLPTDPLIWLSFLISLLLGCSILFCFDWIFGCVAFYSTEVWGLQVVRGSILMLFSGVLLPLTMLPSSLQTVAQWMPFAQSVSIPVSLLSGITPLDQLGSIWLQQLAWLAAMLMLSRLMFQFSVRKITVQGG, from the coding sequence ATGAATAAACTTGCTTACCGTTTGCGCACCTATCGCAGTGTGGTTGGCATGAATATTAAAGAAATGCTAGCCTATAATTTATGGTTTTGGTCGCAACTTGGAGCGCATCTCTTCCTCACAATTGTGTATGTTTCGTTTTGGAAGGCGCTGTATAGCGAACGTGAAACAATTGCTGGCTTAACTATGCAACAAACCCTCACGTATATCATCTTGGCCCGTATGATTGCGCCATTGGTGCAATGGGGCTATACCCAAGAATTTGGCTATTGGATTCGTGAAGGCACCATTTCTAGCGAATTATTGCGACCAGTTGATTTTCAAGAACGAATTTTTGTTGGGCATCTTACCAGAACATTTATTGCATTGGCCCAACAACTTTTAGTAACTGGGAGTTTTGCAGTTTTAGTGTTTGATATTCGTTTACCAACTGATCCATTAATTTGGCTAAGCTTCTTAATTTCGTTGTTACTTGGTTGTAGTATTTTGTTTTGCTTCGATTGGATCTTTGGTTGTGTCGCTTTTTATTCAACTGAAGTTTGGGGTTTACAAGTGGTTCGAGGCTCAATTTTAATGCTATTTAGTGGCGTGCTTTTGCCATTAACCATGCTACCTTCATCCTTACAAACAGTTGCCCAATGGATGCCCTTTGCCCAAAGTGTTTCGATTCCTGTATCGTTATTGAGCGGGATCACGCCATTGGATCAGCTTGGATCAATTTGGTTGCAACAATTGGCTTGGTTAGCGGCAATGTTAATGCTTTCACGCTTGATGTTTCAATTCAGTGTGCGCAAAATCACGGTACAAGGTGGCTAA
- a CDS encoding ABC-2 family transporter protein, translating to MRRYSKLYWYFVIQRFKILMEYRLNFFIGSISTILFQAASIVALWAVLRQVPSIQGWTLEQILLIYGLLTLSKGINHIFADNLWVIGRDYIRPGQFDRFLVRPINPLFHLLADRICHDAIGDFIVGFSLVGYAMVKLQLPITLASIGFIILMVISGGIIFIALNLITAATAFWIMDSIPVTNLVFSTNEFAQYPLTFYHRSVGILLTWLLPYGFASYYPASYLLGHSIGWMAWLAPLVALVCITIAYRFWVFGLKHYGSTGS from the coding sequence ATGCGACGTTATAGCAAACTCTATTGGTATTTCGTCATTCAACGTTTCAAGATTTTGATGGAATATCGGCTGAATTTTTTTATTGGTTCGATTTCAACTATACTGTTTCAAGCTGCGAGCATTGTGGCATTGTGGGCAGTCTTGCGCCAAGTTCCGAGTATTCAAGGCTGGACACTTGAACAAATTCTATTAATTTACGGCTTACTAACCTTATCCAAAGGCATTAATCATATTTTTGCCGATAATCTTTGGGTGATTGGGCGCGATTATATTCGGCCAGGTCAATTTGATCGTTTCTTAGTGCGCCCAATTAATCCATTATTCCATCTATTAGCTGATCGAATTTGTCATGATGCGATTGGTGATTTTATTGTCGGTTTTAGCTTAGTTGGTTATGCAATGGTCAAGTTGCAATTACCAATAACTTTGGCAAGCATTGGTTTTATTATATTAATGGTCATTAGTGGTGGCATTATTTTTATTGCTCTGAATTTAATCACTGCGGCAACCGCTTTTTGGATTATGGATTCAATTCCGGTGACCAATCTGGTGTTCAGCACCAATGAATTTGCGCAATATCCGCTAACCTTTTATCATCGATCGGTCGGTATTTTATTGACATGGTTGCTACCATATGGCTTTGCCTCGTATTATCCAGCTAGCTATTTGCTAGGCCACTCGATTGGCTGGATGGCATGGCTGGCTCCGTTGGTGGCATTAGTCTGTATAACAATCGCCTATCGCTTTTGGGTGTTTGGCCTCAAACATTATGGCAGCACTGGCTCGTGA
- a CDS encoding M4 family metallopeptidase, producing the protein MRSMRMLRLLAALIVVSMLPLSRSNAQTPTTNSPINRLLSQGANVARHSQTGYVRWIGAAAGTTLDQPVGLNRADTLNIANTYLAEYGNLFGLAQASDATIAKTSTTQDGRQVVRYQQRYQGVPVIAGELQVQVNQTGELLSINGEVLPNLNLSTNANISQAKAINTAQNLVATKYDVNLAALNVSKSELAIYNPALLGGTGLQKSSLVWFVTVESTGSEPIREYVFVNAQSGDVSLSFNQIGFAKNRFVCNDNNVVDNDDNPNNNCDQPSEYVRTEGSAASGDADIDAAYDYSGDTYDFFNLFFGRNSIDNNGMNLISLVKHCPPGAGCPYGNAFWNGRQMTYGQGFAAADDVVAHELSHGVTEYTSNLFYYFQSGAINEAMSDIFGEFMDQTNGSADDDETTRWIMGEDLGGIRNMQDPTQGDQPDRMLSELYVLDPNLLDSGGVHSNSGVANKAAYLLTDGDTFNGQTIASIGITKTAHLFYETQISSLTSGSDYADLASAMRQACTSLTGSHGITAADCVEVNKTILATEMDLQPTNAPAPDMKACSPGQTQVNAFQDDFEALPNNNWTASALSGSAETWTTNPAPIVGAYATSGSGSATNYNGVYGWNQAVEESAFTQNASVTVPANGFAYFRHAYDFYAPIDAGVVEYSTNNGSTWQSAAGLFSFNGPTNIAEDGAFGGEQAYVGNSNGYNASRLNLASLAGQSIRFRFKVALGDTPTPNRSATWSIDDFAIYSCNGPTTPAAPSLFLTSDVLVQQGKPTSATIGTASDDLDLAGALTVSTAGAPVGLNVSISNQAGILKANVNCACSNAVGTYPITVTVRDSGNLTASQVFNIEVEPAGQSIVDGGFERGLNWQAFSNSFSDVSPPLCYTSSCAGTPRTGTSWLRFGARAGTTETAYAQQTFTTTAGDATLEFYLSIYAHNGRGTQDYVKFSLDGEEIFRASDANTEYDNGYAKVTIPLTDLSAGEHVLRIDSVSNSTANIVRFSIDDISFMAENNQCRGSNIYLPMITK; encoded by the coding sequence ATGCGTTCAATGCGAATGCTGCGTTTGCTAGCAGCATTAATTGTTGTGAGCATGCTGCCGTTAAGCCGGAGCAATGCCCAAACACCCACCACCAATTCACCAATCAATCGCTTGCTCAGCCAAGGAGCCAATGTTGCCCGCCACAGCCAAACTGGCTATGTGCGCTGGATTGGCGCAGCCGCTGGCACAACCCTCGATCAGCCAGTTGGCTTGAATCGGGCTGATACGCTGAACATTGCCAACACCTATTTGGCTGAATATGGCAATTTGTTTGGCTTAGCTCAAGCCAGCGATGCCACGATTGCCAAAACCAGCACCACCCAAGATGGTCGCCAGGTTGTGCGCTATCAACAGCGCTACCAAGGCGTACCAGTCATTGCTGGTGAATTGCAAGTTCAAGTCAATCAAACTGGCGAATTGCTAAGCATCAACGGCGAAGTGCTGCCAAATCTCAATTTGAGCACCAACGCCAACATTAGCCAAGCCAAGGCAATTAACACTGCCCAAAACTTGGTTGCCACCAAATACGATGTCAATTTGGCAGCGTTGAACGTGAGCAAAAGCGAATTGGCAATTTATAACCCAGCTTTGTTGGGCGGCACAGGCCTGCAAAAGAGCAGCTTGGTTTGGTTTGTGACGGTTGAATCAACCGGCAGCGAACCGATTCGCGAATATGTATTTGTGAATGCTCAATCGGGCGACGTAAGTTTAAGCTTCAATCAAATTGGCTTTGCCAAAAATCGCTTCGTTTGTAACGATAACAACGTTGTCGATAACGACGATAATCCCAATAACAACTGTGATCAACCAAGCGAATATGTACGCACCGAAGGTTCGGCTGCTAGTGGCGATGCCGATATCGATGCCGCCTACGATTATTCGGGCGATACCTACGATTTCTTCAACTTGTTCTTTGGCCGTAACAGTATCGACAACAACGGCATGAACTTGATCTCACTGGTCAAGCACTGCCCACCTGGTGCGGGCTGCCCGTATGGCAACGCCTTCTGGAATGGTCGCCAAATGACCTACGGCCAAGGTTTTGCTGCTGCCGACGACGTAGTAGCCCACGAATTGTCGCACGGGGTAACTGAATATACCTCGAACCTGTTCTACTACTTCCAATCAGGCGCGATCAACGAAGCCATGTCGGATATCTTCGGCGAGTTCATGGATCAAACCAATGGTAGCGCCGACGATGATGAAACCACGCGCTGGATTATGGGCGAAGATTTGGGCGGGATTCGCAATATGCAAGACCCAACCCAAGGCGATCAGCCTGACCGCATGTTGAGCGAATTGTATGTGCTCGACCCTAATTTGCTTGATAGCGGTGGAGTCCATAGCAACAGCGGTGTCGCTAATAAAGCTGCCTATCTTTTGACCGATGGTGATACATTCAATGGCCAAACGATTGCTTCAATTGGCATCACCAAAACTGCCCATTTATTCTACGAAACCCAAATTAGCTCGTTGACCTCGGGCAGCGATTATGCCGACCTTGCTTCGGCCATGCGCCAAGCTTGTACCAGCCTGACGGGCAGTCATGGGATTACCGCCGCCGATTGTGTTGAAGTCAATAAAACCATTTTGGCAACCGAAATGGATCTTCAGCCAACCAACGCGCCAGCCCCTGACATGAAAGCTTGTAGCCCTGGTCAAACCCAAGTTAATGCCTTCCAAGACGATTTTGAGGCTTTGCCCAATAACAACTGGACGGCAAGTGCCTTGAGTGGCAGCGCCGAAACTTGGACGACCAATCCAGCGCCAATCGTTGGGGCATATGCAACTAGCGGTAGTGGCTCAGCAACCAACTATAACGGTGTGTATGGGTGGAATCAAGCAGTTGAAGAATCGGCCTTTACCCAAAATGCGAGTGTCACGGTTCCTGCCAATGGCTTTGCCTACTTCCGCCATGCCTATGATTTCTATGCGCCAATCGATGCAGGTGTCGTGGAATATAGCACCAACAATGGTAGTACATGGCAGTCAGCTGCTGGTTTGTTTAGCTTCAACGGCCCAACCAATATCGCCGAAGATGGCGCGTTTGGGGGCGAACAAGCGTATGTTGGCAATAGCAATGGCTACAACGCCAGCCGCTTGAACTTAGCAAGTTTAGCTGGGCAATCAATCCGCTTTCGCTTCAAGGTCGCGCTTGGCGATACCCCAACGCCAAATCGCTCAGCCACTTGGTCAATTGACGATTTTGCGATTTACAGCTGTAATGGCCCAACTACCCCAGCTGCACCAAGTCTGTTCCTCACCAGCGATGTGTTGGTACAACAAGGCAAGCCAACCAGCGCCACGATCGGCACGGCCTCGGACGATCTTGATTTGGCGGGTGCGTTGACTGTTAGCACTGCTGGTGCACCAGTTGGCTTAAACGTAAGCATCAGCAACCAAGCTGGGATTTTGAAGGCTAATGTCAATTGTGCTTGTAGCAACGCAGTTGGCACATACCCGATCACCGTAACCGTGCGTGATAGCGGCAACCTAACGGCCAGCCAAGTATTTAATATCGAGGTTGAGCCAGCCGGCCAAAGCATTGTCGATGGTGGTTTTGAGCGTGGCCTGAATTGGCAAGCCTTCTCAAATTCATTTAGTGATGTTTCGCCACCATTGTGCTACACCTCAAGTTGTGCTGGTACGCCCCGTACTGGTACAAGTTGGTTGCGGTTTGGCGCACGTGCAGGCACAACTGAAACAGCTTATGCCCAACAAACCTTCACCACAACCGCTGGCGATGCGACGCTTGAGTTCTACCTCTCGATTTACGCTCACAACGGGCGTGGAACCCAAGATTACGTCAAATTCAGCCTTGATGGTGAGGAAATTTTCCGAGCTAGCGATGCCAACACCGAATATGACAATGGCTATGCCAAGGTCACGATTCCATTGACCGATTTGAGTGCAGGTGAGCATGTTTTGCGGATTGATTCGGTCAGCAATTCGACTGCTAATATTGTGCGCTTTAGCATTGATGACATCAGCTTCATGGCTGAAAATAACCAATGCCGTGGCTCAAATATCTATCTACCAATGATTACCAAGTAG
- the hrcA gene encoding heat-inducible transcriptional repressor HrcA, with amino-acid sequence MNLELNERRRRVLKAVIQQYIDTATPVASQDLARSLGVSSATVRNEMAALEDAGLLTHLHTSAGRLPTDAGYRFFVENLMDRAALSTQEQRMIQHQFYQIRSELNQWIHLAAAVLARTAQTAAVVTPPRAYESRFKHIELISINDALVLLVLVLHEGSVKQQTLPADPNTTQEQLSRIAGRINELCHEASAKAIATIAHNQPANQQPLSNFEVLVIESVARAMQQFEEHVNELIHHDGLLEMLHQPEFGQVTRVREVLSILEGGTMLESLIPQALASDGVQVIIGGEHSRDELRDYSVILSRYGVNGDVAGVVGVLGPRRMAYPRSISSVRYIAGVMSDLMGDLYGERKIEPSE; translated from the coding sequence ATGAATCTCGAACTCAATGAGCGGCGACGACGGGTTCTTAAGGCGGTTATTCAACAATACATCGATACGGCAACGCCAGTAGCCTCGCAAGACCTTGCTAGGAGTTTGGGAGTTAGCTCAGCGACTGTCCGCAACGAAATGGCGGCGTTAGAAGATGCTGGCCTGTTGACGCATTTGCATACCTCGGCTGGGCGTTTGCCAACTGATGCTGGCTATCGCTTTTTTGTCGAAAATCTGATGGATCGGGCAGCGCTTTCAACTCAAGAACAGCGCATGATCCAACATCAGTTTTATCAAATCCGCTCCGAATTGAACCAATGGATTCATTTGGCAGCAGCGGTTTTGGCACGAACTGCCCAAACTGCGGCGGTGGTTACGCCGCCGCGAGCCTATGAGAGCCGCTTCAAACATATCGAGTTAATTTCAATCAACGATGCCTTGGTCTTGTTGGTGTTGGTGTTGCATGAAGGCTCGGTCAAGCAGCAAACCCTCCCCGCCGACCCCAATACAACCCAAGAGCAACTAAGCCGTATCGCCGGACGAATTAATGAGCTATGTCATGAAGCCTCGGCCAAGGCTATTGCCACCATCGCCCACAACCAGCCTGCCAACCAGCAGCCACTCAGCAATTTTGAAGTGCTGGTGATCGAGAGCGTGGCGCGGGCAATGCAACAATTCGAGGAGCATGTCAACGAATTAATTCATCACGATGGCCTGCTGGAGATGTTGCATCAGCCAGAGTTTGGCCAGGTGACCCGCGTGCGTGAGGTGCTTTCGATTCTCGAAGGCGGCACCATGCTTGAATCGTTGATTCCCCAAGCCTTGGCTTCGGATGGTGTGCAGGTGATCATTGGTGGTGAACATAGCCGCGATGAACTGCGCGACTATAGCGTGATTTTGTCGCGCTACGGAGTTAATGGCGATGTTGCTGGGGTGGTTGGGGTTTTAGGGCCGCGCCGTATGGCCTATCCTCGTTCAATCTCTAGCGTGCGTTATATCGCTGGGGTGATGAGCGATTTGATGGGCGATTTATACGGCGAACGCAAAATAGAACCATCAGAATAG